Proteins encoded together in one Chiloscyllium plagiosum isolate BGI_BamShark_2017 chromosome 3, ASM401019v2, whole genome shotgun sequence window:
- the LOC122548597 gene encoding flocculation protein FLO11-like, with amino-acid sequence MLHQWPTYAFLQSSSAPSVAAASICAATNGLKVEKSHPDLRGTVRDDDGMMMLLHPDSSMIQKMPKKIDLKRAAGLHFQMLLSLGINLEDLSTPVTCAVQKVEGEECAPKKEALIEEMPVQDPTPTTCVSTNQVQHKRSAETTNSEISSKRRLKERLLHTPATGCTGLINGRPVSKRISTGHFSAWGVEDDEVLYYMQKDSQSADPVSVPTPYQEASLQNHNNCANQIDSYTISPFRATQTSKKCKHFATWMRSNSKTSPKTLLYSHFSKSPVSLPKGSSNCDENDSPNSKETWICDTCLITNKAPAVRCRGCEVLKCGLPLQREWIPDADVSLSTNFKGIQKNEMSTQTQRRTYICKVESNRTTTPQITSSAAEMFTCSPSFTTSSQMTDAMCFVTKMDPSRDSSDGSPDEILPTGTASPNIPSPTGINPSTCLLPVSPGTGLDETVPSGSWKLSDSVEEHRDSQVQEISTQTQRSTNKNRVESSAVETPQIICSIIEVSICSPILTTSQIPCAICSVTQTDPSSDSWSDSSNVSIHEPLSTSTESANTPLPTEINTSTCSLSASSGTELDEIVPSGSWNQWDSAEEYKDSQVQDKTVATMSYWIQDPPISITFPRIFDPPVYATSDSAVLSMINMPPSSRSDMNTTVVSTTPFQAPPFVVGCSNETGNNNFNSGMDGSSLNFLPVFGQARNTEVANAYLTENPSPYQSTEAGFHFPSNLVPNCTFGHPTNNVFQFGANNTNQSTFQESFSFAPNSSTWAPTLPNAAQSSCYSHRKIKTAVYRRR; translated from the exons ATGCTACATCAATGGCCCACCTACGCCTTCCTGCAATCatcttctgccccaagtgtagcAGCTGCATCAATCTGTGCAGCCACCAATGGACTGAAAGTGGAAAAGAGCCATCCTGATCTGCGAGGGACCGTCCGTGATGATGATGGGATGATGATGTTACTGCACCCCGACAGCTCCATGATTCAGAAAATGCCAAA GAAAATCGATCTTAAACGTGCTGCAGGTTTACATTTCCAGATGTTGCTTTCACTTGGGATTAATCTTGAAGATCTGTCTACCCCAGTGACCTGTGCAGTTCagaaggtggaaggtgaagaaTGTGCACCAAAGAAAGAGGCGCTGATAGAAGAAATGCCTGTGCAG GATCCAACACCCACCACTTGTGTTTCAACAAACCAAGTGCAACACAAGCGTTCGGCTGAAACAACAAACAGTGAAATCTCATCTAAAAG AAGACTGAAAGAACGACTACTACACACGCCTGCTACAGGGTGTACAGGTTTGATAAATGGTAGGCCTGTATCTAAACGGATAAGTACTGGTCATTTCTCAGCATGGGGGGTTGAAGATGATGAAGTCCTATACTACATGCAG AAAGATAGTCAATCTGCGGATCCGGTATCTGTTCCAACACCTTATCAAGAAG CATCCttacagaaccacaacaactgtgCAAACCAAATTGACAGCTATACCATCTCCCCATTTAGAGCGACCCAGACCAGCAAAAAGTGTAAACACTTTGCAACCTGGATGAGATCTAACTCAAAAACGAGCCCAAAGACTTTGCTTTATTCTCACTTCAGTAAGAGTCCAGTCAGCTTACCCAAAGGATCCAGTAACTGCGATGAGAATGATTCTCCCAATTCAAAGGAGACATGGATTTGCGACACTTGTTTGATAACAAATAAAGCTCCAGCAGTTAGATGCAGGGGCTGTGAGGTACTAAAATGTGGATTACCACTGCAAAGAGAATGGATTCCAGATGCTGATGTGAGTTTATCCACAAATTTTAAAGGGATCCAGAAAAATG AAATGAGCACTCAGACACAGAGACGTACCTATATTTGCAAGGTGGAAAGTAATAGAACAACAACCCCGCAGATCACCAGCAGCGCAGCAGAAATGTTTACATGTTCACCAAGCTTTACCACTTCTTCTCAGATGACTGatgcaatgtgttttgtcacaaaaATGGACCCTTCAAGAGACTCATCAGATGGCAGCCCAGATGAAATTCTTCCAACTGGCACAGCTTCTCCAAATATTCCCTCACCCACTGGAATAAACCCTTCGACTTGCTTGCTCCCTGTGTCCCCAGGAACTGGCCTTGATGAAACTGTTCCCTCAGGAAGCTGGAAATTATCTGATAGTGTGGAAGAGCATAGAGATTCCCAAGTCCAAG AAATTAGCACCCAGACACAGAGAAGTACCAACAAAAACAGGGTGGAAAGCAGTGCAGTGGAAACCCCTCAGATCATCTGTAGCATAATAGAAGTATCTATATGCTCACCGATCTTAACTACTTCTCAGATTCCTTGTGCAATTTGTTCTGTCACACAAACGGATCCTTCAAGTGACTCTTGGAGTGACTCTTCAAATGTCAGTATACATGAACCTCTTTCAACTAGCACAGAGAGTGCAAATACTCCCTTACCCACTGAAATAAACACTTCTACTTGCTCGCTCTCTGCTTCTTCTGGAACTGAGCTTGATGAAATTGTCCCCTCAGGAAGCTGGAACCAATGGGACAGTGCGGAAGAGTATAAAGATTCCCAAGTCCAAG ATAAAACTGTAGCAACAATGTCCTACTGGATTCAAGATCCACCCATCTCTATAACATTCCCACGTATTTTTGACCCACCTGTCTATGCAACAAGCGACTCGGCAGTACTATCCATGATTAATATGCCTCCATCATCCAGGTCAGATATGAACACAACAGTGGTCTCCACCACACCATTTCAGGCCCCACCTTTTGTTGTTGGATGCTCTAATGAAACAGGCAACAACAATTTTAATTCTGGAATGGATGGATCCTCTCTCAACTTCCTTCCTGTTTTTGGACAGGCACGTAACACAGAAGTGGCTAATGCTTATCTTACTGAGAATCCTTCACCATATCAATCTACAG AAGCTGGTTTCCACTTTCCTAGTAACTTGGTTCCAAATTGTACTTTTGGTCATCCAACCAATAACGTCTTTCAATTTGGTGCAAACAACACAAATCAGTCAACTTTTCAGGAATCGTTCAGTtttgcacccaactccagcacTTG